The following proteins are co-located in the Mus caroli chromosome 7, CAROLI_EIJ_v1.1, whole genome shotgun sequence genome:
- the LOC110299265 gene encoding olfactory receptor 52A5-like, with protein MPHLNSTIFRPSVLTLTGIPGLESVQFWIGIPFCIMYIIALLGNSLLLFVIKVERSLHEPMYLFLAMLGATDISLSTSILPKMLGIFWFHLPTIYFDVCLLQMWLIHTFQCIESGILFAMAMDRYVAICDPLRHASIFTQRLLTQIGVGVTLRAALFVAPCLILIKCRLKFYWTTVVSHSYCXHMAIVKLAAEDVHVNKIYGLFVAFSILGLDIIFITLSYIRIFITVFKLPQKEARLKAFXTCVAHICVFLEFYLLAFFSFFTHRFGYHVPSYIHILLSNLYLLVPPLLNPIVYGVKTKQIRDQVSKILYCNYS; from the coding sequence ATGCCCCATCTCAACAGCACCATCTTCAGGCCTTCAGTGCTGACTCTGACTGGGATTCCTGGCTTGGAGTCTGTGCAGTTCTGGATTGGGATTCCTTTCTGTATCATGTACATCATTGCACTTTTGGGGAATTCTCTACTCCTATTTGTCATCAAAGTTGAGCGAAGCCTCCATGAGCCCATGTACCTCTTCCTAGCAATGCTTGGAGCAACAGATATTTCTCTTAGCACGTCCATCTTACCAAAAATGTTAGGTATATTCTGGTTTCACCTTCCAACCATATACTTTGATGTCTGTCTCTTACAGATGTGGCTGATTCACACATTCCAATGTATTGAATCAGGCATCTTGTTTGCCATGGCAATGGACCGTTATGTGGCAATATGTGATCCTCTAAGACATGCATCCATCTTTACCCAGAGACTCCTCACTCAAATAGGAGTAGGAGTCACACTCAGAGCAGCCCTGTTTGTAGCTCCATGTCTCATTCTTATCAAATGCAGGTTGAAATTCTACTGGACCACTGTTGTTTCCCATTCATACTGTGANCACATGGCCATTGTGAAGCTGGCAGCAGAAGATGTTCATGTCAACAAGATCTATGGTCTGTTTGTGGCCTTCAGTATACTTGGACTAGACATAATTTTCATCACACTCTCNTACATTAGAATATTTATAACTGTCTTCAAGCTCCCTCAAAAGGAAGCAAGACTCAAAGCNTTTAANACATGTGTTGCCCATATTTGTGTCTTCTTGGAGTTTTACCTTCTggccttcttctccttctttacACATAGGTTTGGCTACCATGTTCCATCTTACATTCACATTCTCCTGTCCAACCTTTACCTACTTGTCCCACCTTTGCTCAATCCTATTGTTTATGGTGTGAAGACCAAACAGATTCGAGATCAAGTGTCCAAAATTTTGTATTGTAATTATTCTTAA